The DNA window GCCCCGTACCAGCGACCTTTATTCCTGCTGGCTAGTAGAAACAGGTGGTAGATTCTGGCGTACCCGCTTTTACCCTGGAGAAATGATGCTGGCCAGTGTTGCCAATAACCAGGATGAACGGGAAGCACGAGAACGGGTGATGGCTCAGTATCCAGATACTGCTAAAGGCAATCTGTTAGGACTAAGAGCATTTACAGATGCTTACATTCCTGCTTTGAAGGAAAACAAAGGGTTTAAGCATATTGGTCAAGAGATAGATCAAACCGCAGCATTGCGTGATTGGCTACGCCCAGCCGTAAGTCCTGCGGACATCCACCAAAGCGGAGCATCTCTGCAAGGAGAAAGCGATCGCCCAGAGAGTAACGATGGCCAACAGGCTCAAAGTAGCCTGATTGCAAGTTGATATATCTAAAAACTGCATTAAGGAAGGTGAATCATGAAATCTAAACTTACCTTTATCAGATTGATAGCACCGATTCTAATTTTGTCACTTGGTTCTATCGCCAGTCCAGCCCTTGCTCGCACTCAAGACAACGGTCAAGATCCAGTAGCTGCTGCTGTTAGTAACAAAACTACTGGTAGTAGTATTTTCACCTCAGACACAACATCTCAAATCAATGATTTTGTGGGAGATGTCAAAAATTTCGCTCAAAATGACCTATTTAATCCTCTTGGCAATTTGCTCAATTCTGCCTTGGGTGCAATTCAAATTCCAGATTTAAACAAAGTTTTGGCAGGAATCATGAACGGTTCAGCCAACAACGACCCTGGTGCCGTGCTGTCTGAAACTTTGGAAAACAAAACCAATGGTCAAAGCTCTTATGGTATCCGTGAAGACCTTGGTAAATATGCTACCAGAACAGTTGCCACAGAGATCGCTAATCAGGCTACTTTGAGCCAAACAGCCCAAAGTCAGATGGCTCAAATTAAGCAAGCTACTCAACAAGATACTCAAGAAAGCGTCAGCTTGGGTGAGGAATCCCAAAGTTTAGATGTCACTCAACAGATTTTGCAAAACCTATCCCAACAGACTGCCCTTAGCAGTCGCGTCAACGAGCGGATGCTTATTGAAGCCCAGCAAGCACGCATTGACAGGGCATTGAGTAACACCTTAACCGCTCAAACAGCCAAGGAACTTTCAGCCATCAATACTGCCGATCGCCGTAAAAGTGTTGCCGCAGGCAATGCTGCCACTCAACAGGCGGGCTTATTGATCATGCCTGGTGGCATTACCCTTGGTTCTGACAAGCAGTAGCTTTGATTTCGACACTCATGATGCACATTATTGCTCAATCATTTCCAGTAACAGGCGGAGAATCTGATGCCTTAGAAATTATCTCCAGTTCTTTAGAACTTTCTCGCGCCACAGTTGAGTCGTGGAATACCGTCTGGCTAATTACTTTAGATCCGCTCGGTTCAGCATTATGGATTGGCTTGATTAAATTGGGCATCACCTTGGGAGCCGCCAGCATATTATTTGTGGCGTTGACTACTGGCAAGGAAATCATTGAAAAGCAATCATGGTCAGAACTGGCATCAATCTTTGTTTGGCCCTTCGTGATTATGATTTTCTTGGGAGCCAACGGCAATATGCTGGCGAAGACAATTACTGTTATCCGAGGCTTCGCTTACAACCAAGTGCAAAGCGTTCTTCAGCTTCAAGTTGGTGAACTAACATTTCGAGATGCTATTACCAATGTGGCAATTAGCAGTATCGCTAGACAACAGCTAGAAAACCTCTATAGCGAATGTCAAGGAAAAGTCGGTACAGAGTTAGTTGAGTGCTGGAACTCAAAGCAAGCCCAGGCACAGGCAATTGTTACCAAAGCTGAAGAGCAAGCTAAATCTCCACTCCAACCACTACGAGATTTTGCTAGTTTTCTCTGGAATAGAACTTTGCCTGGTCAAATCGGTACTACTGTTCAGTTTGCCAACGATCCAGGTAGTGTGTTTCGAGATACTGCCATCCCCATTATTCGCTTTATCCTGTATGCCCTGCAATGGGGCTTTGTAAATATTTTGGAAGCTGCTCTGCTGCTGACGGCATTATTTGCACCGATCGCAGTTGGTTTATCTTTACTGCCATTACAAGGTCGTCCTATTTGGGCATGGCTGACAGGGTTTATTTCCTTGTTTGGTGTTCAACTTGGTTACAACATTTTAGTAGGTTTAGCAGCCGTCGTGCTGGTGAAGTCGGGTGCGGAATTAGCATCTGATGTAGCATTTTTATGTTTTCTGAGCATCTTTGCACCAGTGTTGGCGGTATTGATAGCTGGAGGTGGGGGAATGGCTATTTATAACGGCATTTCTGCCAATGTCAAAGGCTTAATCGATATTTTTAGCAGTGCCATTGGAACTGCAACCAGTATTGCTCTACTCCGCAGGGGGTAATACCAATTTTGGATTTTAGATTTTGGATTTTGCGGAAAGTCTGTAGCAAGATCCCGCAGGGTGCGCCGACTTCCGCCTCTCCGTTAGCGCAGCGTAAAGCCTGCGGCATAACTAACTTCTCTACGAGATGCTAGCTTGCTTCCCCGCAGGGGTACCTTAAAGCGACGGAGGAGCGTCACTTTTCAAGACAGTCAATCACGGGAAAATCCCACAATCAATGGATGAAAATCCTTATTCCCCTATTCCCTATTTTCAAGCTAAACGATCATGTGATGAATCACACAACGATGGCATGAAAATTAACCTACCCTCGTTCCTAGTTCCCAGTCCCCAGTCCCCAATCCCTAGTCCCTATTTTCAAGACAGGCATCATAACTTTCCAAGATGGATTAAAAACCTTTAACACAAGGCTGTTCGGTGGATTTTCAAACAATACTACTTATGCCAATTTGGTATGACTCTGCAAATTAAACGACTTCAAGCTCCATTGCTTCCAGAAGCCAAAAACCTCCTAGCTGTTTGCTTTATCTGCCTAACTGCATTTAACGGTCTGATATTTTTGTTGACTCTATTCACCGCTTTCAGGGTCAATAAAATCGCCGATCGCAAGACGACTTTTGCCCAGTTGGTAAATGGCGAGACAATCTACATTTCTGAGCAAGACCGCAACTGGCGCTATCCAGCTGTAATTCAAAAGGTAGTTAGTGACTGGACAACCCTAACATTTAACTGGGATGACAAACTCACTGGCACTAATCAACCAGACCAAGGCATTCAAGTTGGTAGAAATGGGCGGATTCCCACAAATACTTGGTTTGCTTCCCTGCTGCTAGAACCGGAATTTGCCAAAGCTTCTCTACCAAAGATTGCCGAATTAGTTCCTACTAGCTTCTTTTCAGGTCAGCTGCGTAGCACCACTATTATTTCCTATCTGTCAGAACCAAGAGCAGTACGACCTGGGGAATGGGAAATAGACATGATTGCTACCCGCATTTTAGTTGACCGAACTACTGGTAGAGATGAGCGTATTCCTTTTAACCGCACCTTTACCGTCCAAGCAGTGGAGATTCCCCGATCTCCTTTAGGTAAAGATGCCCCCCTGGTAGAACAGAAAATTTATGAAGTGCGATCGTCTGGACTGCAAATTACCAAGATGGTTGAGTTCAATTCTCAGCAACGACGCTAAAGGAAAAAGGTAGAATTATGACCAATTCAAATCAAAACCATGAATTTGACTACCTAAATGAAAACTCTGGTGATTCTTCGCCGGAATTCAACAGTACTAACGGCAATCATCGCTCTACCCAAGCCACTTTGGTTGCTGATGATGATATCAGCCCTGAAGAGGAGCAGTTGTTGGCAGGTTATAACCCTACCGCAAATCACCTCATTTCCGAAGAATATCGCTTGAAACAAGATGCAGAAGGAGCAGTAGAGCGACCGTTAGCAGAAAAACCTAGTGTGCGACTAGGTTCAGTAGTTGCCTTAGTGGGAATGGTTATTGGCTCTGTAGCACTGATCTGGTTTGGATTTCTCCAACCGAAACCTCCTGTCAAACAAGTAGTTCAAACTCCTACTACATCTCCAAAAGGCGAACCAGTTTTAGATGAATCTGCCGAACTGAAAAGCAGATTAGCGTTTCAAGACCAACGGCAACAACTTAAAGTGGAACCTGTTGCTGCTAAATCCCCAAATCCAACCCTACAAAATAAACCTAAACCAAAGCCATCTCAACCTCAAGAGACTTTTTCACCGCGCACAACTCCTACATCACGCATAACACCAATAACTCCTGTAAGAATTTCTCAACCTGCGCCCCCAGTAGTGCGGTATATTTCTCCAAATCCTGTCAGTTATCAAGCTTCATCACCAATACGACAGCCTGAAAGTAATGTCGATCCTTTCCAGCAGTGGAGCCAACTAGCTAGTCTAGGACAGTCGCAAATCGGTAACTCTAAAGCAGCTGAAACTCAGTCAGAAGTTGCTGTGAACACTCAAACTCCAACAGGCTTGAAACCAACAGCTAGGGCATCCATTTCCACTCCCGAAGACCCTGGTATTCAAACAGTTTTAATTGGCTCCAAAAGCACTAACAGTAAAACTGATAACTTAACTCCAGGAATGGTAGGTATCCTCAATCGCACCCCTGTAGCTCTAGCCAATCTCAATGTAAATGAAACTAAAGAAGTAGCACTGAGTACATCTGCTCCAGGTAGAATTATCATGCCGATGATTTGGGATCAGGGAGGGAATAATCCCAGCGATCGCTTTGCTATCGAGTTAACCAAACCTCTCACAGCTACAGATGGCACGGTGGCACTCCCCGCTGGTACTGTTTTAGTAACGAAAACAGTGGCAGTAGGTAAAAAGAATAACTTGGTATCTGCTAGTGCGATCGCGCTTATTTACCCTGACTCCCAAGGCACAGTCAAACAGGAAACCATTCCGGCTGAGACTCTGTTAATTCGCGGTCGAGGACAGCAACCGTTAATTGCTAAAAAGCTGAATGATGTGGGGACAGATATTGCCCAACAAGATTTATTAGTTGGATTACTCAGTAGTTTGGGTAAGGTGGGAAGCATAGTGAATCAGCCCCGTACTCAATCTAGCACTGTTGTTTCTAGTGGCACTTTTAACCAAAGTACTATTACTAGTAACTCTAATCCTCAGATTTGGGCGGCGGCGCTGGAAGGCTTTTTTAGTCCAGTCAGTGAACGTCTGTCTAGACGCTCTGAGCAAGCAGTGCAGGAATTGCTACAACGTCCCAATATCCAGTTTTTACCTGAAGGTACAGAAGTCTCGGTTGTCGTCAATAGTTTTTTGAAAGTTGAAAGATGATACCAATTTGGTATAAGTAGCCAGCAATTTAAAATTCAAACAGATTGAAGTCGAGTTATCTACAGCATTCTGGCTATTGAATAGATACAAACTGAACGTTCTACAACTTAATCTTTGAGATTACTATAGGACTACTATTTGATTTCTGAAAAGATACGTAGGGTGTGTTAGCGACAGCGTAATGCACCATCATCAAGGGTTTGGTGCGTTACGAACTGCGTTCTAACACACCTTACAATACCTAATTTTGTTCAGAAATCAAATATGATTCCTATAGAACAGTTTATAAGTCAAAACTTCTAGTCCAAAATTCTTTCATTGGTATGAAACAATTTGCCACTCTTGTTATTGCCAGCACTACAATACTGTTTGGGGTGACGATACCTTTTGTACAGGCACAAGCACAAACTCCTACATATCGCTTGATTGAACGGGATATGGCTGCAAACAACAGAATTCAGGTTCAAATTACTCCAGGACGTGCTACACCTATTAGCTTCACTCAAACCGACGAGGCGATCGCCTACATTTTGGTAGCAGATCCTTCACGACTGGTCTACACCACAGATACAGATTTAAAAAGCGGACGCGCTACAACCATTTTTCTGAGGCCAATCCAACCGCTAAAGTTTCCAGGGGCTACCACTACTGTCATTACTAACTTACTTGTCCAAACTGTAGACAAAACGGGACAAAAACGACTCTACAACTTCGATATCGTTCCAGTGCGTAGAAACACTGGGTATGTTGGTATTCAGATTGCAAATGCGATCGTCGTACCCTTACAGGGAAGCAAGCTACGCATAGCGAACGCACCAGAAGATGTTGCCGTACCCTTACAGGGAAGCAAGCTCGCAGCGTCTCCGATAGGCTTCGGCACTGCACGTAGACGCCGAACAGCTTCTGAAAATAGCGCAATCGCTGGACAACAGACACTATTAATAGATAAAAATCGCAGAGCGAGAGTAGATGATATTGAAACTGGGCTGAGAATTGCTATTAATCGGGGTTACACTAACAAAAGCGATCCAGTTGTTCCTAAAGTGCAGCAAATTTTATCTCTGTTGCGAAATAGCAAAGTAACAATCCCAGAAGCAGCTACATCTGTTGGTGTTCCAGTTGAGGTTATTTCTGAATTAGGAAGAATCGCCTTAAATGACCGCCTACTCAGACTAGGACAGCAACGCTAGAGGTGATGCACTGGTTAAAATAGAAAGGAATTGACATTTAATCAAGTTTTTAATACCTCAATGATCTTGTCCACAAGTTCCATTGGCTTAATTGGCTTGGCAATAAAAAGTTGAAACCCTGCTTTTAAAATACGTTGCTCATTTTTGGCTTCAGCAAAAGCAGTGAGAGCGATCGCTGGAATTTGTCCCCCTTTCTCCATAGTGCGGGAGCGAACCTGACGAATCAAGGTAAAGCCATCCTCATCTGGCATACTGATATCACTAATCAGTAGAGCGGGCGGTTGCTGTTCTAAAAGTGCCAATGCTTCTTTTGCTGATGCTGCCACTAATACATCTGCCCCGGCGTTCTGAAGAACAGTCTGCATTAATATCCGAGCATCTGCATCGTCATCCACAACCAGAATGCACAAGTTCTGCAATTGGGCAATTTTCTGATTGCCATGCAGCAATTCTCCTAGTACTAGTTCATCATTGCTTAACTGCCCTGTCATTTTAACGATAGGTAGTCTCACCGTAAACGTCGAACCCTTGCCGAATCCCGCACTGGCTGCTGTGATATTGCCATTGTGGAGTTCTACAATTGTGAGAGCGATCGCAAGTCCTAACCCTAATCCACCAGCAGAACGAGTAGTGGAAGCATCACGCTGACTAAACCGTTCAAAGACGAATGGTATAAATTCTGCTTCTATGCCCCTCCCTCGATCAATAACAGTAATCTGAGCCTGAGACTCAACTTGTTCCAACCTCACCTCTACACTTTCATTCTTGGAACTAAACTTGATTGCATTTGAAAGTAAATTCCAAACCACCTGTTGTAAACGAATCGCATCACCTAAAACGTTGGACACAGCAGCATCAAGATGTAACTGAATTTGAATACCCTTTGTTTCGGCTGACAATCGAATAGTATCTGCTGCTGACCGAATTACACTTGCTAGGTCAACAGGTTCGATTTCCAAATTCATCTCGCCCTTCTGCATCCTAGCCAGATCCAGCAAATCGTCAATTAAGCGAACTTGGAGACGGGCATTCCGCTCAATCGTTTCCAATCCCTCAATTTTCAGTGCTTCATCCATCTCAGATTCAGTTAGCAATAGTTGCGCCCAGCCGTGGAGATTATGCATGGGAGTACGTAACTCATGAGACAAGACAGCAACGAATTCATCCTTTACTCGATTTATTTCTGCCAGTTCCTCAGTCTTTTGTCTCAGTTCTTCCTCTACACGCTTTTGTTCGGTGATATCAATACCGATTAAAAATGCGGCTTTGTTTTGGTCATATTTTTGAGCCACAATTAAATAACTACGATCTGCGCTTATGGATTTCAACTCATATAATGCTTCAGATTGATCTCCAGCAAAGAAATTTTGCACGAATTCACGAAACCCATTACCACTAGCTAAGAAGCCAATATCCTGACCAACAAAAGCTTCGGGAGGCAAATTAAAACTATCAGCTAAGTGCTTGTTGACACCTAGATAGCATAAATCGGAACTGACCCAAGATACAATTCCAGGTACAGCCTCCAGTACAGTCTGCAACTGATCTCTAGCAGCTTGCAATTTTCTTTCTGCTTGGTTGCGCTGGGTAATATCTAGAAATACACTTACACACCCCCGCACTTTTCCATCTTCATCAAATAAAGGGGCAGCATACTGCGACAGATTAATTCTCACACCATCATTACGAACCACCTCAATCTCAGAATCCAGTATTTCCACACCATGAGTGGTAGCATATTGCATAGCCAGTTCTTCTGGAGCTAATTCTCTGCCTGACTGGTAAACTTTAAAATTAGTTGGACGTTCATCATTAGGAGCGCTGAGAGAGGCATTTGCGTCAACAGGTATGCCAAGAAGTTTAGCAAGAGCCGGATTAGCTCGAATAGTGCGGCATTCTGGATCTTCTGCAATGCCAATGCCAGTTGGAATCACCTCTAACAAAGTTTGTAGTTCTGTAACTCGTCGATTTAAAGCTTGGTTCAGCTTAATAATTTTTGCTTCTGCTTGTTTGCGGTTCGTGACGTTTTGGAAGATTGCCAAGCCCGTCAGAATTTTGCTATTTTCATCTTTGACTGGAAAAGTTTGTATTAGATAAACTTGATTATTATAAGGGATTTCAATACACATTGGAGTACCCTGTAATGTACTACGATAAGCTGGTTCTATCAGTTCGTAAGTCTCAGGGAGAACAGTTTCGTGCAGCGTTTTACCTTGGAACTCTTCTTTTGGTAAACCAAAGATTTGCAGTTCTGTACCCTCAGCGCCCATAAAGCGCATATCTCGATCAAAGAGAAAAACTACTCCATTGGGTAGATTTTGGGTTAATGTTCGGTATAGTTCTTCACCTTGACGAAGTGAACGCTGACTCTGTAATAAATCTTTTAGATTAATTTGGGCTTCTGTTTTATCAGTATCTGACTGCTGTTTACTTGACTGAAAATTAGCAGTTAGCGCACTGATTAATAGACCCTCGATAACAAATAATACAAATTCCAGACTATTGAGAGTAGAAGATGGGTTTGTAAAAAAGTAATGACTAGCTAAAGCAGCCAAAAACACTGATGTCAATCCTGAAATGATGCTACCGTACCAAGTACTTATAGAGATAGCAATCAGCCACAAGCTGAAAGAACTTGTGATTCCGGTTAGATGCTCTAGTCCCAGCTTTACTAGCAAGGTTGCTCCCACACTGAAAAATGCAATCCTGTAGGGCAGGTATTTTTGTTTGATAAATAACATAGAGATGGGAGCAACGGGATGGGATTTTGTAAGGCCGGATAAAAACGAGCGATGTCTACGGCAGGCCACGCCTACACTAAAAACTATTTTCAGTGTAATAAAATTTTTAGTATATTTAAATACGTAGTAATGCGTAATTAGGTCTAATGTATGGTGACATGCGCGAAAATTTGTAATGACAAGAATTCAAGTAGGATTTCCGAGTAGCAATAATTTTAAGATTGAAGATGTTTACCTTCATGGAAAAAAATATATGTGCAATTTCAGATTTAACTAAATCATCTGAATCTTAAAAAACTTTGGCGTTGCATAAATGCGGCATTAATTGGCGGTTGAAACCATTGAAGATTTGTTCCAAATTGTCCGGAATTATCCCATGATTCAGCAATACCAAAACTTTTAATATATTGATTTCTGATGATGCCGAATGGATATAGAAACATATATTCCTCAAACCAGAAGGAGTATTGTTTTTCGGAGAAGTAAAACCAACAGCTATCGCTGCATTGAGTGGATCAATTAATGGAATTAGCGAAGCGATGATGATCCAAACACTTCCTACTTTCGCTGCAACAAGTTCTTTTCCATTTCAACTCACCCAACAGCAGCAAAAAGCTTTAGATGCAATGTGGACATTTATACAGCCAACTGTGATGGCTGCTTTATTTCTGCTGGTTGGCTATGCAGGAACCGGCAAGTCAACTATTGTTTTCCAACTAGTTAAAGTTCTTGTCGCTGCGGGTAAGCGAGTTGTACTGACTGCACCCACTAATAAAGCTGTAGGTGTGCTGCAACGTATGGCGGCAGAAAATGGCGTAACTGGGGTAGAATTCTTCACCATTCACCAGTTGTTAGGACTGGGTATGGTAACTAGAGGTAAAGAGAAAGTACTTGACCAAACTGGGCCTTCTTACATCAATCTATTTGATGTTGTCTTTATTGATGAATGTTCCATGATTGGCAAACAACTCTGGCACTGGATTGAGGATGTTGCTAACCAATCATCCACCTGGACAAAAATCAAAATTATTCTCATGGGCGACCCAGCACAGTTAAATCCAGTTAATGAAGGAAAATCCCCTAGTTTCCAAGTGCCAGATAAAGCAGTATTGACTCAAGTTGTGCGTCAAGGAACTGGTAGTCCTTTGTTAGAGTTTGTCACTGCTTCTCGCTATGCAGTTACGAAGAGTAAGTTTCCTTTTGAGCCTTATGCCAAATATCTGCCTGATAAAAGTAATGGGGCGCTGATGGTTAAACGTCAAACTTTGCTGCGTTATGCCTGCACAAAGATGAAGAGAGAATTTGCTCAAAACCCAGATTGTTTCCGAATTTTGTCCTGGACTAATACTCAAGTTGACTTTTACAATCAGCAGATTCGCACACATTTATATGGTGAAAATATCAATCGGTTTATTCCTGGAGAAAGATTAATCACCAGAGATCCTGTGATGGCTCCTGATGGCAAAACTACGATTCTTGCTACATCTACAGAGTTTACTGTTTTAGATGTCTTTGGGGATCGTTACAACAACTATGATACTTGGAGGCTAAAGGTAGAGACAGATGAAGGGATTGTGCGTCAAATCTATGTTCTGCATGAAGATGAGCAAAAACAATTTGACCAAGAAACCAAACGCTTACTCAAAAGTGCCAAGCGTAATCCCTTTCTGTGGAAGCAGTACTACAAACATTCAGAGCAGTTTGCCAACATCAGAAACTGCTTTGCATTAACTGTTCACAATAGCCAAGGTAGCACTTTCTTAGAAGCAGGTATTGATGGTAAAGATTTGAGTAAGCGACTTTATCCAGAACGAGGAGATGATAGTAAGGCAGTCCTGGCAAAGATTAGAGAGTTTAATCGTTTGTACTATGTTTCTAGCTCACGGGCTAGACAACGGATATTAGTTAT is part of the Nostoc sp. 'Peltigera membranacea cyanobiont' N6 genome and encodes:
- a CDS encoding TrbI/VirB10 family protein; this encodes MTNSNQNHEFDYLNENSGDSSPEFNSTNGNHRSTQATLVADDDISPEEEQLLAGYNPTANHLISEEYRLKQDAEGAVERPLAEKPSVRLGSVVALVGMVIGSVALIWFGFLQPKPPVKQVVQTPTTSPKGEPVLDESAELKSRLAFQDQRQQLKVEPVAAKSPNPTLQNKPKPKPSQPQETFSPRTTPTSRITPITPVRISQPAPPVVRYISPNPVSYQASSPIRQPESNVDPFQQWSQLASLGQSQIGNSKAAETQSEVAVNTQTPTGLKPTARASISTPEDPGIQTVLIGSKSTNSKTDNLTPGMVGILNRTPVALANLNVNETKEVALSTSAPGRIIMPMIWDQGGNNPSDRFAIELTKPLTATDGTVALPAGTVLVTKTVAVGKKNNLVSASAIALIYPDSQGTVKQETIPAETLLIRGRGQQPLIAKKLNDVGTDIAQQDLLVGLLSSLGKVGSIVNQPRTQSSTVVSSGTFNQSTITSNSNPQIWAAALEGFFSPVSERLSRRSEQAVQELLQRPNIQFLPEGTEVSVVVNSFLKVER
- a CDS encoding ATP-dependent DNA helicase is translated as MFFGEVKPTAIAALSGSINGISEAMMIQTLPTFAATSSFPFQLTQQQQKALDAMWTFIQPTVMAALFLLVGYAGTGKSTIVFQLVKVLVAAGKRVVLTAPTNKAVGVLQRMAAENGVTGVEFFTIHQLLGLGMVTRGKEKVLDQTGPSYINLFDVVFIDECSMIGKQLWHWIEDVANQSSTWTKIKIILMGDPAQLNPVNEGKSPSFQVPDKAVLTQVVRQGTGSPLLEFVTASRYAVTKSKFPFEPYAKYLPDKSNGALMVKRQTLLRYACTKMKREFAQNPDCFRILSWTNTQVDFYNQQIRTHLYGENINRFIPGERLITRDPVMAPDGKTTILATSTEFTVLDVFGDRYNNYDTWRLKVETDEGIVRQIYVLHEDEQKQFDQETKRLLKSAKRNPFLWKQYYKHSEQFANIRNCFALTVHNSQGSTFLEAGIDGKDLSKRLYPERGDDSKAVLAKIREFNRLYYVSSSRARQRILVIR
- a CDS encoding hybrid sensor histidine kinase/response regulator, producing the protein MLFIKQKYLPYRIAFFSVGATLLVKLGLEHLTGITSSFSLWLIAISISTWYGSIISGLTSVFLAALASHYFFTNPSSTLNSLEFVLFVIEGLLISALTANFQSSKQQSDTDKTEAQINLKDLLQSQRSLRQGEELYRTLTQNLPNGVVFLFDRDMRFMGAEGTELQIFGLPKEEFQGKTLHETVLPETYELIEPAYRSTLQGTPMCIEIPYNNQVYLIQTFPVKDENSKILTGLAIFQNVTNRKQAEAKIIKLNQALNRRVTELQTLLEVIPTGIGIAEDPECRTIRANPALAKLLGIPVDANASLSAPNDERPTNFKVYQSGRELAPEELAMQYATTHGVEILDSEIEVVRNDGVRINLSQYAAPLFDEDGKVRGCVSVFLDITQRNQAERKLQAARDQLQTVLEAVPGIVSWVSSDLCYLGVNKHLADSFNLPPEAFVGQDIGFLASGNGFREFVQNFFAGDQSEALYELKSISADRSYLIVAQKYDQNKAAFLIGIDITEQKRVEEELRQKTEELAEINRVKDEFVAVLSHELRTPMHNLHGWAQLLLTESEMDEALKIEGLETIERNARLQVRLIDDLLDLARMQKGEMNLEIEPVDLASVIRSAADTIRLSAETKGIQIQLHLDAAVSNVLGDAIRLQQVVWNLLSNAIKFSSKNESVEVRLEQVESQAQITVIDRGRGIEAEFIPFVFERFSQRDASTTRSAGGLGLGLAIALTIVELHNGNITAASAGFGKGSTFTVRLPIVKMTGQLSNDELVLGELLHGNQKIAQLQNLCILVVDDDADARILMQTVLQNAGADVLVAASAKEALALLEQQPPALLISDISMPDEDGFTLIRQVRSRTMEKGGQIPAIALTAFAEAKNEQRILKAGFQLFIAKPIKPMELVDKIIEVLKT